One genomic window of Bacillus mycoides includes the following:
- a CDS encoding spore coat protein C, with protein MNTKNKKITLGTLLLTSIIGVISVSIYFTCYGTPWGKQTAIAESKSYITKYFNLNAKVKDTSYDSKMNSYAISFETNEDGEFTIEYKGPNNFNISPGVQEYLSNHYKFTE; from the coding sequence GGGAACTCTTTTACTAACTTCAATCATTGGAGTTATCAGTGTATCTATTTACTTCACATGTTATGGCACACCATGGGGAAAACAAACAGCAATTGCCGAATCAAAAAGTTATATTACAAAATACTTCAATTTAAATGCAAAAGTCAAAGATACTTCTTATGATTCTAAAATGAATAGCTATGCGATCTCTTTTGAAACAAATGAAGATGGAGAATTTACTATCGAATATAAAGGTCCTAATAACTTTAATATTTCTCCAGGAGTCCAAGAGTATTTAAGTAACCACTACAAATTTACAGAGTAG
- a CDS encoding ABC transporter permease yields MLRLMKLELKKFKLGWYVKRAVIANIIILALLIFVSFVAQIEGDPEIKDPQTILLMASTLVRATFIIFGSVLIARLIIDEYKNKTILLMFSYPINRRKMMISKLAITAIVTFITVILSNILVVGIFFGIDSYFSILPNPFTVDQLMQEGIKLVPLAIATAGMSLIPLYFGMRKRSVPTTIVSSLIVVSIAMNSNPTFPTATFLPLQLALAAIGVAIAYYGIKNIEKEDVTV; encoded by the coding sequence ATGCTACGTCTTATGAAGCTAGAACTGAAGAAGTTTAAGCTCGGATGGTATGTGAAGAGAGCAGTTATTGCAAATATCATTATACTGGCACTACTAATTTTCGTTAGTTTCGTTGCTCAAATAGAAGGAGATCCTGAAATAAAAGATCCACAGACAATTTTGTTGATGGCTAGCACATTAGTAAGAGCAACATTTATTATTTTTGGTAGTGTATTAATCGCAAGGTTAATAATTGATGAATATAAAAATAAAACAATACTACTTATGTTTTCTTATCCTATTAATCGGAGGAAAATGATGATCAGTAAGTTGGCCATTACAGCAATAGTAACATTTATAACAGTTATTTTATCTAACATTTTAGTAGTAGGGATTTTCTTTGGGATAGATAGTTATTTTTCAATTCTTCCTAATCCATTTACAGTAGATCAATTGATGCAAGAAGGAATAAAACTGGTTCCTTTAGCCATTGCAACTGCGGGAATGAGTTTAATCCCATTATATTTCGGAATGCGTAAACGTTCAGTGCCAACTACAATTGTTTCATCCCTTATCGTTGTATCAATTGCAATGAATAGCAACCCAACGTTTCCTACAGCAACTTTTCTTCCCCTTCAACTAGCATTGGCAGCAATTGGAGTTGCGATTGCATATTACGGAATTAAAAATATAGAGAAGGAAGATGTAACAGTATGA